In Anomalospiza imberbis isolate Cuckoo-Finch-1a 21T00152 unplaced genomic scaffold, ASM3175350v1 scaffold_137, whole genome shotgun sequence, a single window of DNA contains:
- the LOC137466100 gene encoding AF4/FMR2 family member 1-like produces the protein MSSSLSPLQTPARAETSKLPSATKESQPDGSAAQKQKQAGTASETLPSSQPRAAALQFQHKRMAPAQPSSSESESTRDCHSSSVCDRETSSCDIEQDNLPRGLDLPACEVN, from the exons ATGAGCAGCTCACTGTCACCTCTTCAGACGCCAGCTAGAGCAGAGACTTCCAAACTTCCATCGGCAACAAAG GAATCTCAACCTGATGGATCTGCAGCACAGAAGCAGA AGCAGGCTGGGACAGCTTCAGAAACCTTGCCGAGTTCTCAGCCAAGAGCAGC agctctccAGTTCCAGCACAAGAGGatggcaccagcacagcccagcagctcgGAGTCAGAGAGCACCAGGGACTGCCACAGCTCCTCAGTCTGTGACAGAGAGACCAGCTCCTGTGACATTGAGCAGGATAACCTTCCAAGGGGGCTGGACCTGCCCGCATGTGAGGTGAATTGA
- the LOC137466099 gene encoding triadin-like codes for MEIAHGHGREEGVKQEQGMSSNSCQHQSKAREPSYKSFAQVAEDTHKTSGQMTEHFHKTYGQVTKAPQESHGMSTPSSLKPLVHTKEALPRKIVGIKRPIEPLEHDKSKKVLKLESEPGPLEVTDQSCKNQPQVKKTVKPKATNKKGLKPALHKASEKRKGSHQVNTKGFLEPSLLRHAQEYDAFMPSGHRPGDLHKGKVPLPPGEKKLFLPAREADVKRKAMRSPEESPKKKVRGARGSGFGQ; via the exons ATGGAAATTGCCCATGGGCATGGACGTGAGGAGGGTGtgaagcaggagcagggcatgAGCAGCAATTCCTGCCAGCACCAGTCCAAGGCAAGGGAGCCTTCTTACAAGAG CTTTGCCCAAGTGGCCGAGGACACTCACAAGACCTCTGGCCAAATGACCGAGCATTTTCACAAGACCTATGGCCAAGTGACAAAGGCTCCTCAGGAATCTCATGGTATGAGCACACCCAGCTCTCTAAAGCCTCTTGTGCACACCAAGGAGGCCTTGCCCAGGAAGATTGTGGGTATCAAAAGGCCCATCGAGCCCCTGGAGCATGACAAATCCAAGAAAGTCCTGAAGCTGGAGAGTGAGCCTGGTCCGTTGGAG GTCACAGACCAGTCTTGCAAGAACCAGCCCCAAGTCAAGAAAACAGTGAAGCCAAAAGCCACCAACAAAAAAGGCCTGAAGCCAGCACTTCACAAGGCCTCTGAGAAGAGAAAGGGCTCCCACCAGGTCAACACCAAAGGCTTTTTGGAGCCCAGTCTCCTGAGACATGCTCAGGAGTATGATGCCTTCATGCCCAGTGGCCACAGGCCTGGGGATTTGCACAAAGGGAAGGTGCCCTTGCCTCCTGGGGAGAAGAAGTTGTTCTTGCCTGCAAGGGAGGCAGACGTGAAGAGGAAAGCCATGAGGAGTCCTGAGGAGTCCCCCAAAAAGAAGGTGAGAGGGGCTAGAGGAAGTGGGTTTGGACAATGA